The following coding sequences are from one Triticum aestivum cultivar Chinese Spring chromosome 5A, IWGSC CS RefSeq v2.1, whole genome shotgun sequence window:
- the LOC123103605 gene encoding probable trehalose-phosphate phosphatase 7, which produces MAQTTVVVPEVGMTAPAPTACPCPGSLFPYPPPRAGMAVSRKCLRAAQAELGAGMLSGLVESMRASSPTHARAAAALAAGVDDEHAAWMAKHPSALGKFEEIVAASKGKQIVMFLDYDGTLSPIVDDPDAAFMSETMRMAVRSVAKHFPTAIVSGRCRDKVFDFVKLAELYYAGSHGMDIKGPAKSSKSKAKGVLFQPASEFLPMIEEVHQRLIEETKHVAGAKVENNKFCVSVHFRCVDEKSWGALAETVKGVMREYPKLRMSQGRMVFEVRPTIKWDKGKALEFLLESLGFADCPNVLPVYIGDDRTDEDAFKVLRRRGQGVGILVSKHPKDTSASFSLQEPAEVMEFLLRLVEWKQLSKARLRLRRQADA; this is translated from the exons ATGGCGCAGACGaccgtggtggtgccggaggtGGGCATGACGGCGCCCGCGCCCACGGCGTGCCCCTGCCCGGGGTCCCTGTTCCCGTACCCACCGCCGCGTGCCGGGATGGCCGTGAGCCGCAAGTGCCTGCGGGCCGCGCAGGCGGAGCTTGGCGCCGGGATGCTCAGTGGCCTGGTCGAGTCCATGCGGGCGTCCTCCCCCACGCACGCAAGGGCCGCCGCGgccctcgccgccggcgtcgaCGACGAGCACGCCGCCTGGATGGCGAAGCACCCGTCCGCCCTGGGCAAGTTCGAGGAGATCGTGGCCGCGTCCAAGGGGAAGCAGATCGTCATGTTCCTGGACTACGACGGCACGCTGTCCCCCATCGTCGATGACCCCGACGCCGCCTTCATGAGCGAGACG ATGCGGATGGCCGTGCGCAGCGTGGCCAAGCACTTCCCGACGGCGATCGTCAGCGGTCGGTGCCGCGACAAG GTGTTTGATTTCGTGAAGCTGGCGGAGCTCTACTACGCCGGCAGCCACGGCATGGACATCAAGGGCCCGGCCAAGTCCTCAAAGTCCAAG GCCAAAGGAGTTCTCTTCCAACCAGCAAGCGAGTTCCTGCCCATGATAGAAGAG GTGCATCAGCGGCTGATAGAGGAGACGAAGCACGTAGCCGGGGCCAAGGTGGAGAACAACAAGTTCTGCGTGTCCGTCCACTTCAGATGCGTCGACGAAAAG AGCTGGGGCGCGCTGGCGGAGACGGTGAAGGGCGTGATGCGGGAGTACCCGAAGCTGCGCATGTCGCAGGGGCGGATGGTGTTCGAGGTGCGGCCCACCATCAAGTGGGACAAGGGCAAGGCCCTCGAGTTCCTGCTCGAGTCGCTGGGCTTCGCCGACTGCCCCAACGTGCTCCCCGTCTACATCGGCGACGACCGCACCGACGAGGACGCCTTCAAGGTGCTGCGCCGGCGGGGCCAGGGCGTCGGGATCCTCGTCTCCAAGCACCCCAAGGACACCAGCGCCTCCTTCTCGCTGCAGGAGCCGGCCGAGGTCATGGAGTTCCTGCTCCGCCTCGTCGAGTGGAAGCAGCTCTCCAAGGCGCGCCTCAGGCTGCGGCGGCAGGCCGACGCCTGA